In Acidianus brierleyi, one genomic interval encodes:
- a CDS encoding 6-pyruvoyl trahydropterin synthase family protein, with amino-acid sequence MKVKVGIEGFTIDSAHYTLSSPQDSQLHGHTYILNVEIEGEVNPSNGFVIDFNIAKKTIQDIISKWDHKFIVPTDDYNKINIEAPFKVEVKNIDAPFPTAEYIAIEVARDIYEKLDRKFKIAVKIYEGKDSYAIVEYP; translated from the coding sequence ATGAAAGTTAAAGTTGGAATAGAGGGTTTCACGATAGATTCCGCACACTATACATTATCTTCTCCTCAAGATTCGCAACTTCATGGACATACTTATATATTAAATGTAGAGATAGAAGGTGAGGTAAATCCTTCCAACGGTTTTGTAATTGATTTTAATATAGCAAAAAAAACTATTCAAGACATAATATCTAAGTGGGATCATAAATTTATAGTACCAACAGATGATTATAATAAGATAAATATAGAAGCACCCTTCAAAGTTGAAGTAAAAAATATAGATGCGCCTTTTCCTACTGCAGAATATATAGCAATAGAAGTGGCTAGAGACATATATGAGAAGCTTGATAGAAAATTCAAAATAGCTGTAAAAATCTATGAAGGAAAGGATTCTTATGCTATTGTAGAATATCCATAA
- a CDS encoding dihydropteroate synthase-like protein, translating into MKALVVTGKLAYPIVREVTKKYDNVDVKVLNYPVAALMSIRYILENLKNIDKKYDVIILPGLVNGDVKIIEDTLGIKTFKGTENAWDIPLVFDALDKGIPLSTIDPADEIISRIKEKNIDSYEEKIINNAQIAFDLGVRIPLYPPPFRIFLEMDPKWGCDKIREEIQRTRNFVDVFVIGFPVGHNDNEEVRRKLNIAIDEGVIVGIDAESPSELIYGIKNGAKFVFNLNEINIDKLTEAKKEAAFIVAPFNVENRGDITINLVKKAKNLGYDMLIADPVLSPPLEGLVDSLFEYRKVRKLLPDIPLLMGILNVSELIDADSHGVNALMTSIAGEIGISNLLVMEKGKTKWSSWETKTASKLVGISMLQRKPPKDIGIDLLILKDKKKIEERVNIEKAEVAEYSPPDMDSAGFAKIFKLEDKIGVEFYGKKKISIIGNDGLAIGRKLVKEIDLTPQHALYIGYELAKAEIAMNLDKNYIQDSPLFKKLYVERRNE; encoded by the coding sequence GTGAAAGCGTTAGTAGTGACTGGCAAATTAGCTTACCCTATTGTTAGGGAGGTTACAAAAAAGTATGATAATGTCGATGTGAAAGTATTAAATTACCCTGTAGCAGCTCTAATGAGTATCAGATATATACTAGAAAATCTAAAAAATATTGATAAAAAGTACGACGTTATAATATTGCCAGGGCTTGTAAATGGAGACGTCAAAATAATAGAAGATACTTTGGGTATAAAAACATTTAAAGGAACAGAAAATGCGTGGGATATTCCACTAGTCTTTGATGCGTTAGATAAGGGAATACCGCTTTCTACAATAGATCCAGCTGATGAAATAATAAGTAGAATAAAAGAGAAAAATATTGATAGTTATGAAGAAAAAATCATAAATAATGCCCAAATAGCATTCGACCTTGGTGTAAGGATTCCATTATATCCTCCGCCTTTTAGAATATTCTTGGAGATGGATCCCAAGTGGGGTTGTGATAAAATAAGAGAAGAAATACAGAGAACTAGAAATTTCGTAGATGTATTTGTTATAGGATTTCCAGTTGGACATAATGATAACGAAGAAGTAAGAAGAAAACTAAACATTGCTATTGATGAGGGAGTTATTGTAGGTATTGATGCCGAGTCACCAAGTGAATTAATATATGGAATAAAAAACGGCGCTAAGTTTGTCTTTAATTTAAACGAAATTAATATTGATAAATTGACAGAGGCAAAAAAGGAAGCTGCTTTTATTGTAGCACCTTTTAATGTAGAAAATAGAGGAGATATTACCATTAATTTAGTAAAGAAAGCTAAAAATCTAGGTTACGATATGCTTATAGCTGATCCTGTTTTATCTCCGCCACTAGAAGGACTAGTAGATAGTCTTTTTGAATATAGGAAAGTAAGAAAATTGTTACCAGACATACCTTTGCTTATGGGAATATTGAATGTTTCCGAGTTAATAGACGCAGATAGCCACGGTGTAAATGCTTTGATGACATCTATAGCTGGAGAAATAGGTATATCTAATCTCCTTGTTATGGAAAAAGGCAAGACAAAATGGAGCTCTTGGGAAACTAAGACTGCATCAAAACTGGTAGGAATTTCTATGTTACAAAGAAAGCCACCAAAAGATATTGGAATAGACTTACTAATACTTAAGGATAAAAAGAAAATAGAAGAAAGAGTTAATATAGAAAAGGCAGAAGTTGCCGAGTATTCTCCTCCAGATATGGATTCAGCAGGATTTGCTAAGATATTTAAACTTGAAGATAAGATAGGAGTAGAATTTTATGGTAAGAAAAAAATTAGTATTATAGGCAATGACGGTTTAGCTATAGGAAGAAAATTAGTTAAAGAAATAGATCTAACTCCACAGCATGCATTATATATAGGATATGAATTAGCTAAGGCTGAAATAGCTATGAATCTAGACAAGAATTATATTCAAGATAGCCCTCTATTTAAAAAGTTATATGTGGAGAGAAGAAATGAATGA
- a CDS encoding 6-hydroxymethylpterin diphosphokinase MptE-like protein yields MFGFKEIDDYKSASILNEILSDNPVDLLNILNHKEVAVIGAGPSLEKIDKIREEVIISADGATNYLVSKGIIPDIIVTDLDGIETFPNSVYVVHAHGNNINLLHKVYNMTKVIGTAQVSPFGRINLFGGFTDGDRAVVIAKKFGASKIILYGMDFDSNLIGKFSKPYLLSDVPISWIKRNKLKIAKEIVKLTLEQNL; encoded by the coding sequence ATTTTTGGATTTAAGGAAATAGATGATTATAAATCAGCATCAATTTTGAACGAAATATTAAGTGATAACCCGGTGGATTTACTTAATATATTAAATCACAAAGAGGTTGCAGTAATAGGAGCAGGCCCAAGTTTAGAAAAAATAGACAAAATTAGGGAAGAAGTCATTATTTCTGCTGATGGAGCTACCAATTATCTAGTATCTAAGGGAATAATTCCAGATATTATTGTAACAGATTTAGATGGAATAGAAACATTTCCCAATTCGGTTTACGTAGTTCATGCTCACGGAAATAACATCAATTTACTCCATAAAGTATATAATATGACTAAGGTTATAGGCACAGCTCAAGTCTCACCGTTTGGGAGAATAAATTTATTTGGAGGATTTACTGATGGAGACAGAGCAGTTGTTATAGCAAAAAAATTTGGAGCTTCAAAAATAATTCTATATGGAATGGATTTTGATTCAAATTTGATAGGAAAATTTTCTAAACCGTATTTGTTGTCTGATGTACCAATTTCATGGATAAAGAGAAACAAACTAAAAATTGCTAAAGAAATTGTCAAGTTGACTTTAGAGCAAAATTTATAA
- a CDS encoding inositol monophosphatase family protein: MEKILRDIGKEAIDFLNELKGKEGIDKIIGRHGDDTTRVVDKKSEDYIFELLRNTGYKFLFVSEESGTINENNYDYIAVIDPLDGSTNFINGIPWSSVSIALYKNNEKNFIRSYAGVVANIFSKEIYTYYNGKSYINGNIVENVRPKSNIVLAYFGKKEIDKAYQILKKLEGFKIRTLGSSSLDMILICTGKAYFYFDIRDKIRNVDVAASTGFCSSLKIYPFNSRNEIITSSLESVDVIGEIMLTYDEELKKRLFL; the protein is encoded by the coding sequence TTGGAAAAAATACTTAGAGATATAGGCAAAGAAGCAATTGATTTCCTAAATGAATTAAAAGGTAAAGAAGGAATAGACAAGATAATTGGACGGCATGGAGATGACACAACAAGAGTAGTTGACAAGAAATCAGAAGATTATATTTTTGAATTATTAAGAAATACTGGATATAAATTTTTATTTGTTTCGGAAGAATCCGGGACTATTAATGAGAATAATTATGACTACATAGCTGTAATAGATCCATTGGATGGAAGTACTAACTTTATAAATGGTATTCCATGGTCCTCAGTTTCAATAGCACTTTACAAGAACAATGAAAAAAACTTTATAAGATCATATGCAGGTGTTGTAGCAAATATATTTTCAAAAGAAATATATACATACTATAATGGAAAATCGTATATTAATGGAAATATAGTAGAAAATGTTAGACCTAAAAGTAATATAGTACTAGCATACTTCGGTAAAAAAGAAATTGATAAAGCTTATCAAATTTTAAAAAAACTAGAAGGATTCAAAATACGAACTCTAGGATCTTCATCATTAGACATGATATTAATATGCACTGGCAAAGCATACTTCTACTTTGATATAAGAGATAAAATAAGAAACGTAGATGTAGCGGCCTCAACTGGTTTTTGTTCATCATTAAAGATATATCCATTCAACTCTAGAAACGAAATTATAACTTCATCCTTAGAATCTGTAGACGTGATAGGAGAAATAATGCTCACTTATGATGAAGAACTGAAGAAGAGACTTTTTTTATAG
- a CDS encoding Lrp/AsnC ligand binding domain-containing protein — MSIVKGYVLLITSIGKETDIVNDLKRIQGVKEATPVYGEYDIVVEIEAPTLEELNKVISQIRRNSNIIRTVTLISM; from the coding sequence ATGAGTATTGTAAAAGGATATGTACTTTTAATAACTTCAATAGGTAAAGAAACGGATATAGTAAACGATTTAAAAAGAATTCAAGGAGTTAAAGAAGCAACACCTGTATATGGAGAATATGATATAGTAGTAGAAATAGAAGCCCCGACACTCGAAGAGTTGAATAAAGTTATATCTCAAATTAGAAGAAATTCAAATATAATAAGAACAGTAACACTTATCTCAATGTAA
- a CDS encoding ABC transporter ATP-binding protein, whose amino-acid sequence MTNNDIAVSVTNLKKNFKTKLILDGISFKVKIGEVYGIIGPNGAGKTTTLRILAGIIKHYSGNVEIFGLTPEIARKNGLISYMPEDAFPYDRLTGYENLMFYAQIYSRGNKKETKELIERGIKIADLGDRIYDRTSEYSRGMKRRLLIARTLMVRPKVAILDEPTSALDVESAIKVRKTIRELKGDTTIILSSHNMLEVEYLCDEISLINNGKIVANGKPQEIVKLTGTTNLEEAFIKVTDGEKC is encoded by the coding sequence ATGACTAATAATGACATTGCAGTAAGTGTTACTAATTTGAAGAAAAACTTTAAGACTAAACTTATACTTGATGGCATATCGTTCAAGGTTAAAATAGGAGAAGTTTATGGAATTATAGGGCCTAATGGTGCTGGGAAAACTACTACGTTAAGGATTTTAGCTGGAATAATTAAGCATTATTCTGGAAACGTGGAAATTTTTGGGTTAACACCAGAAATTGCTAGGAAGAATGGTTTAATCTCATATATGCCAGAAGACGCATTTCCTTATGATCGACTAACTGGATATGAAAACCTGATGTTTTACGCCCAGATATATTCTAGAGGAAATAAAAAAGAGACAAAGGAACTGATTGAAAGAGGTATCAAAATAGCAGATTTAGGAGATAGAATATACGATAGAACATCAGAATATAGTAGAGGAATGAAACGAAGGTTGCTTATAGCGAGAACGTTGATGGTAAGGCCAAAAGTAGCTATTTTAGACGAACCAACGTCAGCGTTGGATGTCGAATCTGCAATAAAAGTTAGAAAAACAATAAGAGAACTAAAAGGAGACACTACTATTATACTCTCTTCTCATAACATGTTAGAGGTAGAATATCTCTGTGATGAGATTTCTTTAATAAATAATGGAAAAATTGTGGCTAATGGAAAACCTCAGGAAATTGTAAAATTAACCGGTACAACTAACTTAGAAGAGGCATTTATAAAGGTTACAGATGGTGAAAAATGTTAA
- a CDS encoding ribbon-helix-helix protein, CopG family, with the protein MRVVTFKAEEDLLELLDRYAIRYGLNRSEAIRKAIEKMVGDEVKKETVPVAKVEKIRL; encoded by the coding sequence ATGAGAGTTGTTACATTTAAAGCAGAAGAAGACCTATTAGAACTATTAGATAGATATGCAATAAGATATGGATTAAATAGAAGCGAAGCTATACGAAAAGCAATAGAAAAAATGGTAGGGGACGAAGTTAAAAAAGAAACTGTACCAGTAGCAAAAGTGGAGAAAATTAGGCTTTAA
- a CDS encoding ribbon-helix-helix domain-containing protein: MPTIHLSLPESLYEELRRKADDMGVQITDLVKFFIKQGIEGKEDTGEENGEQYEESVAFLEAKVAQLDAMVSELVKKIKLLEEGEDEDTEEVEIKRENA; this comes from the coding sequence TTGCCGACAATTCATTTATCACTACCAGAGTCTTTATATGAAGAATTAAGGAGAAAAGCTGACGATATGGGAGTTCAGATAACTGACTTAGTTAAGTTTTTTATAAAACAAGGTATAGAAGGTAAAGAAGATACAGGAGAAGAAAATGGAGAGCAATATGAAGAAAGTGTAGCTTTTCTGGAAGCTAAGGTAGCTCAGCTTGACGCTATGGTTTCTGAGCTAGTAAAGAAAATTAAGCTTTTAGAAGAAGGAGAAGATGAAGATACTGAAGAAGTTGAGATTAAAAGAGAAAACGCTTAA
- a CDS encoding ABC transporter permease, with the protein MKITYVISSNSRAFDLVENGLYNILYNVSIYRIHEIENISHVNVPPQKIREPVEMYLQYIQPTGKHVTSAQDQFAQLARIVAIILFPASTPVIYFVTDGILGEKERKTLESLLASPVSARAFIFSKIIISMILGTISSIGDIAGLVIFSIFAPFIVGASVSFSLSFAVVVLILYLTMIFLTAALSTFVLVLVGGSSRNIQIINFLITSFGLLASFSALFVNFGNLTFPMSMILVIPYVQIVASLLLYVFGLILESIFYISGTILASILLILISSKLLDNERLLLK; encoded by the coding sequence ATTAAAATAACCTATGTTATCTCGTCTAATAGTAGAGCTTTTGATCTAGTTGAAAATGGACTTTACAATATTTTATATAATGTTTCTATTTACAGAATTCATGAGATAGAAAATATATCTCATGTTAACGTACCTCCACAAAAAATTCGAGAACCAGTAGAAATGTATCTACAATATATACAACCTACTGGAAAACATGTTACAAGTGCACAAGATCAGTTTGCACAGTTAGCTAGAATAGTGGCAATAATTCTTTTTCCAGCATCTACGCCAGTAATATATTTTGTAACTGACGGAATACTTGGAGAGAAAGAAAGAAAAACATTAGAATCACTTCTGGCATCGCCAGTATCTGCAAGAGCCTTCATATTTTCTAAGATAATAATATCTATGATATTAGGCACAATATCCTCTATAGGTGATATAGCAGGCTTAGTTATATTCTCTATTTTTGCTCCATTTATTGTTGGTGCATCAGTAAGTTTTTCGTTAAGTTTTGCAGTAGTAGTTCTCATATTATATTTAACAATGATCTTCCTAACCGCAGCATTAAGCACTTTCGTTCTAGTTCTAGTAGGGGGATCTAGCAGAAATATACAAATAATCAACTTCCTAATAACTAGTTTCGGTCTTTTAGCTTCTTTTTCAGCGTTATTTGTTAACTTTGGAAACTTAACTTTTCCTATGTCTATGATTTTAGTAATACCTTATGTACAGATTGTAGCGTCACTTCTTTTATATGTCTTCGGTTTAATACTAGAATCTATATTCTATATATCAGGAACAATATTAGCTAGTATATTATTAATACTGATATCGTCAAAACTCCTTGATAACGAAAGACTTCTACTCAAATAA
- a CDS encoding MBL fold metallo-hydrolase has translation MIKYFGHSMFSIDDKILIDPHDGGSIGLTKPNVEYTDLVLITHDHYDHNAYQLLKFKEIKQSFYGNYTFEGYKILGLRAFHDKENGKRRGETAIYRIDTGKSIIVHLGDVCDKLSEKIIKEISSPDILMIPIGGLITIDYKEAIDLINDLKPSTVIPMHYWVNGHLMPLDPPDEFLRKMGWKIRELNKNYFEDIEKGEIIYFKA, from the coding sequence ATGATAAAATATTTTGGACATTCTATGTTTTCCATAGATGATAAGATTTTAATAGATCCGCATGATGGAGGCAGTATAGGATTAACTAAACCTAATGTAGAATATACAGATCTAGTCTTAATAACTCACGATCATTATGATCATAACGCCTATCAATTACTAAAATTTAAGGAAATAAAACAGTCCTTTTATGGAAATTATACTTTTGAAGGATATAAAATATTGGGTTTAAGAGCATTCCATGATAAGGAGAATGGAAAAAGAAGAGGAGAAACTGCTATATATAGAATTGATACTGGAAAAAGTATCATAGTTCATTTAGGTGATGTATGTGATAAACTAAGTGAAAAAATCATTAAAGAAATTTCTTCACCAGATATCTTGATGATACCAATAGGAGGGCTAATAACAATTGATTATAAGGAGGCTATAGATTTAATAAATGATTTAAAACCAAGTACGGTAATACCAATGCATTATTGGGTTAATGGACATTTAATGCCGTTAGATCCACCAGATGAATTCTTAAGAAAAATGGGATGGAAAATAAGAGAATTAAACAAAAATTACTTTGAAGATATAGAAAAGGGAGAAATAATCTATTTTAAAGCCTAA
- a CDS encoding NAD(P)/FAD-dependent oxidoreductase, with product MSLLPKSSNVDLNQVFDTVIIGLGPAAYSAALYCGRYMLKTLVIGETPGGQLTEAGEVDDYLGLIGIQAQEMIRVFNSHIEKYNVPVILDSVESFKKEGDLYIVKTKRKGEVKTRTIIVAVGVKRRKLNVPGEDQFAGRGVSYCSVCDAPLFKNRIVAVVGGGDSALEGTELISRYATKVYLIHRRDQFKAQPFYVENVKAKPNVEFIFNSSVTEIKGDKIVKQITVKNLKSGETRQLDVNGIFIEIGFEPPVDFAKANSLETDKNGYIKVDEWTRTNLPGVFAAGDCTATWIGFRQITTATAQGAVAAHSAYTYLNEHKVR from the coding sequence ATGAGTCTTTTACCCAAATCCTCAAATGTTGACTTAAACCAAGTTTTTGATACTGTAATTATAGGTCTTGGACCTGCAGCGTATAGTGCAGCATTATACTGCGGTAGATATATGCTTAAGACTCTAGTTATAGGAGAAACTCCTGGTGGGCAATTAACAGAGGCAGGAGAGGTAGATGACTACTTAGGATTAATTGGAATTCAAGCACAAGAAATGATAAGAGTATTTAACTCACATATAGAGAAATATAATGTACCAGTGATTCTTGATTCTGTAGAATCTTTCAAAAAAGAAGGAGACCTATATATCGTAAAAACTAAAAGAAAAGGAGAAGTAAAAACTAGGACTATAATTGTTGCAGTAGGAGTAAAAAGAAGGAAACTAAATGTACCTGGCGAAGATCAATTTGCTGGTAGAGGAGTATCCTATTGTTCAGTATGTGATGCACCACTGTTTAAAAATAGAATTGTTGCAGTAGTTGGTGGAGGAGATTCTGCATTAGAAGGTACAGAATTAATTTCTAGGTACGCTACTAAAGTCTATTTAATTCATAGAAGAGATCAGTTTAAAGCTCAACCATTCTATGTAGAAAACGTTAAGGCTAAGCCTAATGTAGAATTTATCTTTAATTCTTCTGTTACAGAAATCAAAGGAGACAAAATTGTAAAACAAATTACTGTAAAGAATTTAAAATCTGGAGAAACTAGACAACTAGATGTTAATGGAATATTTATAGAAATTGGATTTGAGCCTCCTGTTGATTTTGCAAAAGCTAACTCCCTTGAAACAGACAAAAACGGATATATAAAGGTAGATGAATGGACGAGAACTAATTTACCCGGTGTATTTGCTGCCGGCGACTGTACTGCTACATGGATAGGATTTAGACAAATTACCACGGCCACTGCTCAAGGAGCTGTAGCTGCACATAGTGCATATACATATCTAAATGAACATAAGGTAAGATAA